A region of Candidatus Hydrogenedens sp. DNA encodes the following proteins:
- the metK gene encoding methionine adenosyltransferase, whose amino-acid sequence MMNENGILFTSESVTDGHPDKVADIISDTVLDAMLEQDPYSRVACETLVKTNLCVVAGEITTRAKVDITSLVRQAIVDIGYGPGYIGFNGETCSILVALEKQSVDIARGVDASSDHEQGAGDQGMMFGFAVRETPELMPLPIALAHKLGLQLRKLRKDKTIPWLMPDGKSQVTVEYVNGKPVRIDTVVISNQHLPLYGGLNPTPQELKKEHDEIQEAIIEQVIKPTLPKELVKGDIKYYVNPTGRFVTGGPVGDCGLTGRKIIVDTYGGMGRHGGGAFSGKDPTKVDRSAAYMARYIAKNVVSAGIADRCEVQLAYAIGVAKPVSINVTTYGTGKIEDIKLAKILSETFDCRPSAIIEFLNLRKPQYRKTASYGHFGREDQGFRWEETDSANLLREKTGI is encoded by the coding sequence ATGATGAATGAAAACGGGATTTTATTTACATCCGAATCTGTAACCGATGGACATCCAGATAAAGTAGCGGATATTATTTCAGATACAGTTCTTGATGCTATGTTAGAACAAGACCCATATAGCCGTGTCGCATGCGAAACCTTAGTAAAAACGAACCTTTGCGTAGTTGCCGGTGAAATAACCACACGTGCAAAAGTAGATATTACCTCACTGGTTCGTCAGGCTATTGTTGATATCGGTTACGGGCCGGGCTATATAGGTTTTAATGGAGAAACCTGTTCTATCCTTGTTGCATTAGAAAAACAATCCGTTGATATTGCCCGCGGTGTAGATGCTTCCTCCGACCACGAACAAGGTGCAGGTGACCAGGGAATGATGTTCGGGTTTGCAGTCCGTGAGACACCGGAACTCATGCCCCTTCCTATTGCTTTAGCCCATAAATTGGGATTACAACTTCGTAAACTTCGCAAAGATAAAACTATTCCCTGGCTAATGCCCGATGGAAAATCACAAGTAACGGTAGAATATGTTAACGGCAAACCTGTCCGAATTGATACTGTCGTCATTTCCAATCAACACCTACCCCTTTATGGAGGTCTTAACCCTACTCCCCAAGAATTAAAAAAAGAACATGATGAAATCCAAGAAGCCATCATTGAACAGGTAATTAAGCCCACACTGCCTAAGGAATTAGTCAAAGGCGATATCAAATATTATGTAAATCCAACAGGTAGATTTGTAACCGGCGGTCCCGTGGGAGACTGCGGTTTGACGGGAAGAAAAATTATAGTAGATACCTATGGCGGCATGGGCAGACATGGTGGCGGTGCTTTCAGCGGTAAAGACCCTACCAAAGTTGACCGTAGTGCCGCCTATATGGCTCGTTACATCGCAAAAAATGTAGTCTCCGCAGGTATTGCCGACCGTTGCGAAGTGCAATTAGCATACGCAATTGGAGTAGCCAAGCCTGTTTCTATTAATGTAACCACCTACGGCACAGGTAAAATCGAAGATATAAAATTAGCGAAAATTTTAAGCGAAACCTTCGATTGTCGTCCTTCTGCAATCATCGAATTTCTTAATCTCCGCAAGCCCCAATATAGAAAAACCGCCAGTTATGGACACTTCGGTCGCGAAGACCAGGGCTTCCGCTGGGAAGAAACCGACTCCGCTAACCTCCTCCGCGAAAAAACAGGAATATAA
- the rplA gene encoding 50S ribosomal protein L1 codes for MSKPSKRMRELYKKVDRTRYYSLSEASKIVKECATAKFDETIELAFLLGVDPRHAEQMVRGAVSLPHGTGKKVRVIAFCKKEEQIKAAKEAGAIEAGAEDLVEKIQGGWLDFDAAVASPDMMGQVGKLGKILGPRGLMPSPKAGTVTPNIGPAVAEIMKGKIEFRVDKNANIHVPVGKASFTPEQIEENASTIIAAIVKARPASLKGTYLKACSICSTMGPGVKLDPAALTAKYRPGVV; via the coding sequence ATGTCAAAACCCAGTAAAAGAATGAGGGAACTCTACAAAAAAGTAGATAGAACCCGCTATTATTCCCTTTCAGAAGCATCAAAAATCGTTAAAGAATGTGCCACGGCCAAATTCGATGAAACCATTGAATTAGCCTTCCTCTTAGGCGTTGACCCAAGACATGCAGAGCAAATGGTTCGTGGTGCTGTATCCCTTCCTCATGGAACAGGGAAAAAAGTCCGCGTAATTGCTTTTTGCAAAAAGGAAGAGCAAATCAAAGCAGCCAAAGAAGCCGGTGCCATTGAAGCCGGTGCCGAAGATTTGGTTGAAAAAATTCAAGGCGGTTGGTTAGATTTCGATGCAGCAGTAGCATCACCCGATATGATGGGACAGGTTGGAAAATTAGGTAAAATCTTAGGTCCTCGTGGACTTATGCCCAGCCCCAAAGCAGGTACCGTTACCCCAAATATCGGTCCAGCTGTCGCAGAAATAATGAAAGGTAAAATCGAATTTCGTGTAGATAAAAACGCGAATATCCATGTCCCCGTAGGTAAAGCAAGTTTTACACCAGAACAGATTGAAGAAAATGCTTCAACAATAATTGCGGCTATTGTAAAAGCCCGTCCCGCTTCACTAAAAGGAACCTACTTAAAAGCATGTAGTATTTGTTCAACCATGGGACCGGGTGTGAAATTAGACCCCGCAGCACTTACAGCTAAATATCGTCCAGGCGTAGTATAA
- the rplK gene encoding 50S ribosomal protein L11 — protein sequence MPPKKLKALVKLQVPAGQATPAPPVGPALGQHGVNIMDFVRQFNDRTKDQQGMIIPVVISIFEDRSFTFITKTPPAAVLLKKAAKLAKGSGEPNRNKVGTVTEAQIEEIAKLKMPDLNAGSLETAKSMIRGTARSMGIIVE from the coding sequence ATGCCTCCTAAAAAATTAAAAGCACTCGTAAAATTACAAGTTCCGGCAGGACAAGCCACCCCTGCTCCGCCCGTAGGTCCAGCATTAGGTCAGCATGGGGTTAACATCATGGATTTTGTCCGCCAGTTTAACGACAGAACCAAAGACCAGCAAGGAATGATAATCCCTGTCGTTATCTCTATTTTTGAAGACCGCTCGTTTACTTTCATAACCAAAACTCCACCTGCGGCTGTTTTATTAAAGAAAGCGGCAAAGTTAGCCAAAGGTTCTGGTGAACCCAATCGTAATAAAGTAGGTACTGTCACCGAAGCACAGATAGAAGAAATCGCAAAATTAAAGATGCCCGACTTAAATGCAGGTTCCCTTGAAACCGCAAAAAGCATGATTCGAGGGACTGCTCGTAGTATGGGTATCATTGTAGAATAA